A single region of the Streptomyces sp. NBC_01803 genome encodes:
- a CDS encoding glutamate--cysteine ligase produces MRTIGVEEELLLVDAESARPRAVAGAALAGADEDTDEVVAELQQQQLETNTTPCATLPELRAEIRGWRRRADELAAKEGAEIAALATSPLPVSPELTPGGRYRRMAEAFGLTAQEQLTCGCHIHVQVESDEEGVAVLDRVRVRLAPLLALSANSPLWQGWDSGYASYRYQVFGRWPTTGPQPPFGSADGYRQGVSRLLATGTLLDQGMVYFDARLSARYPTVEVRINDVCQDADDVVLLAALVRGLVETAAREWRDGVPAPETETDVLRLAAWRASRSGLDGALLHPGTQRPAAAREVVEELVGHVTDALRDAGDLELVRSGVERLLADGNGAARQRVAYARGGPTEAVRDAVVRTRA; encoded by the coding sequence GTGCGAACCATCGGTGTAGAGGAAGAATTGCTGCTCGTGGACGCGGAGTCCGCCCGGCCGCGTGCCGTCGCGGGTGCCGCGCTGGCCGGAGCGGACGAGGACACGGACGAGGTGGTGGCCGAGCTCCAGCAGCAACAGCTGGAGACGAACACCACGCCCTGCGCCACCCTTCCCGAACTCCGCGCCGAGATCCGGGGCTGGCGCCGCCGCGCCGACGAACTCGCCGCGAAGGAAGGGGCCGAGATCGCCGCCCTCGCCACCTCCCCGCTCCCCGTCTCGCCCGAGCTGACGCCCGGCGGCCGATACCGCCGCATGGCCGAGGCGTTCGGGCTCACCGCCCAGGAACAGCTCACCTGTGGCTGCCACATCCACGTCCAGGTCGAGTCCGACGAGGAGGGCGTCGCGGTGCTCGACCGCGTCCGCGTCCGGCTGGCGCCGCTGCTCGCGCTCAGCGCCAACTCCCCGCTCTGGCAGGGCTGGGACAGCGGCTACGCCAGCTACCGCTACCAGGTCTTCGGCCGCTGGCCGACGACCGGACCGCAGCCGCCGTTCGGCTCGGCCGACGGGTACCGGCAGGGCGTCTCCCGTCTGTTGGCCACCGGCACGCTGCTGGACCAGGGCATGGTCTACTTCGACGCCCGGCTCTCGGCCCGCTATCCGACCGTCGAGGTGCGGATCAACGACGTCTGCCAGGACGCGGACGACGTGGTCCTGCTGGCCGCGCTGGTGCGCGGCCTGGTCGAGACGGCGGCCCGCGAGTGGCGGGACGGCGTGCCCGCGCCGGAGACCGAGACGGACGTGCTGCGGCTGGCCGCCTGGCGCGCCAGCCGCTCCGGGCTGGACGGCGCGCTGCTCCACCCCGGCACCCAACGGCCCGCCGCCGCCCGCGAGGTGGTCGAGGAGCTGGTCGGACACGTCACGGACGCGCTGCGCGACGCGGGCGACCTGGAGCTGGTCCGCTCGGGCGTGGAACGCCTCCTCGCCGACGGCAACGGAGCGGCCCGCCAGCGCGTCGCGTACGCGCGCGGCGGCCCGACCGAGGCGGTGCGCGACGCGGTGGTGCGCACACGGGCGTAA
- a CDS encoding DUF5996 family protein — protein MAEEQYPAFPLDAWRPTKETVHRFLQIAGKIRLAAGPQRNHWWHVPFHLTGNGITTRPMRDPVSRQMFTIDFDFVGHRLLIRTLTGDEIAFPLAGRSVADFYDATTTALTDLGIEARPHIPRPFDLPDADRPFAQDTEHHAYDQDAVSTYWRILSRVAMELEVAAADYAGKISPVHHFWHTMDVAVTRFSDRHIDSDPSTDPVTREAYSREVISSGFWFGDDDTPEPAFYSYTAPEPEGLAARPLAPDAARWLDRGGSHMALLPYEAVRSAPDPGAEIQAFYHSAYRAGADLAGWPPERECSHGVTDPVLA, from the coding sequence GTGGCTGAGGAGCAGTACCCCGCGTTCCCGCTCGACGCGTGGCGGCCGACCAAGGAGACCGTGCACCGGTTCCTCCAGATCGCCGGCAAGATCCGGCTGGCCGCCGGACCGCAGCGGAATCACTGGTGGCATGTGCCGTTCCACCTCACCGGCAACGGCATCACCACCCGGCCGATGCGGGACCCGGTCAGCCGGCAGATGTTCACCATCGACTTCGACTTCGTCGGCCACCGGCTGCTGATCCGCACCCTCACCGGAGACGAGATCGCGTTCCCGCTCGCCGGGCGGTCCGTCGCGGACTTCTACGACGCCACCACCACCGCGCTCACCGATCTGGGGATCGAGGCGAGGCCGCACATCCCGCGCCCTTTCGATCTGCCGGACGCCGACCGGCCGTTCGCGCAGGACACCGAGCACCACGCCTACGACCAGGACGCCGTCTCCACCTACTGGCGGATCCTCAGCCGGGTGGCCATGGAGCTGGAGGTCGCCGCCGCCGACTACGCGGGGAAGATCAGCCCCGTCCACCACTTCTGGCACACGATGGACGTGGCGGTGACCCGGTTCTCCGACCGGCACATCGACAGTGATCCCTCCACCGATCCCGTCACCCGCGAGGCGTACTCGCGGGAGGTCATCAGCTCGGGGTTCTGGTTCGGGGACGACGACACGCCCGAGCCCGCGTTCTACTCCTACACCGCCCCCGAACCGGAGGGCCTGGCCGCACGACCGCTGGCGCCGGACGCCGCCCGCTGGCTGGACCGGGGCGGCTCGCACATGGCGCTGCTGCCCTACGAGGCGGTCCGTTCCGCGCCCGATCCAGGAGCCGAGATCCAGGCGTTCTACCACAGCGCCTACCGCGCGGGCGCGGATCTGGCGGGGTGGCCGCCGGAGCGGGAGTGCTCGCACGGCGTGACCGACCCCGTCCTCGCCTGA
- the fabG gene encoding 3-oxoacyl-ACP reductase FabG produces the protein MSRFTDRIAVVTGAAQGIGAATARRLADEGAEVAVVDLTAERGAATVEAITEAGGKARAYGCDVADEADVHGVFDAITEDFGGLHILVNNAGITRDNLFFKMPRSDWDAVLTVNLTSAFNCAQAAQSRMVEQRYGKIVSLSSRSALGNRGQANYAAAKAGIQGLTATLAIELGPYGINVNAVAPGYIATSMTAATAARVGASAEDHQRLVAERTPLRRVGQPEEIASVVAFLASDDASYVSGQTLYVNGGAR, from the coding sequence GTGAGCAGGTTCACCGACAGGATCGCTGTCGTCACCGGCGCCGCGCAGGGCATCGGCGCCGCCACCGCCCGGCGGCTGGCCGACGAGGGCGCCGAGGTCGCCGTGGTCGACCTCACCGCCGAGCGCGGCGCGGCGACGGTCGAGGCCATCACCGAGGCGGGCGGCAAGGCCCGCGCCTACGGCTGCGACGTCGCGGACGAGGCGGACGTGCACGGCGTGTTCGACGCGATCACCGAGGACTTCGGCGGCCTGCACATCCTCGTGAACAACGCGGGCATCACCCGGGACAACCTCTTCTTCAAGATGCCCAGGTCCGACTGGGACGCGGTCCTGACGGTCAACCTCACCAGCGCCTTCAACTGCGCCCAGGCCGCGCAGTCCCGCATGGTCGAGCAGCGCTACGGCAAGATCGTCTCCCTCAGCAGCCGTTCGGCCCTCGGCAACCGGGGCCAGGCCAACTACGCGGCGGCCAAGGCCGGAATCCAGGGCCTGACCGCCACCCTCGCCATCGAGCTCGGCCCGTACGGCATCAACGTCAACGCCGTCGCACCCGGTTACATCGCGACCTCCATGACGGCCGCCACCGCCGCCCGCGTCGGCGCCTCCGCCGAGGATCACCAGCGGCTCGTCGCCGAGCGCACCCCGCTGCGCCGGGTCGGGCAGCCCGAGGAGATCGCCTCCGTGGTCGCCTTCCTCGCCAGCGACGACGCCTCCTACGTCAGCGGCCAGACCCTCTACGTCAACGGCGGGGCTCGATGA
- a CDS encoding helix-turn-helix domain-containing protein has translation MPRTEAVITQNPWRDLPPALAALLRPRLAAIEAEIISSIRGEVDTYRQPLNSAMGRDLVATVRRALEQFVELIENPDSPQGHHADFFQRLGRLEFLNGRSTDLLQAAYRVGARVAARQYVAVARAASFPEEVLFTLNDAVLAHISTLSEEAVKGYSSAMAKTVGDMPRARRLLAERLLEPGPANSAEPVELLAARAKWVWPERVACVVLPGLTEAPAGLDEEILVLRRGNVLHLIAPDPDAGGRANRLRQLLGDGTPAVLGPTVPPERASISLHCARLTLTLLRRSSRGPQGVVDATDHLVDVHLLNGAPVGHLVADRALLPLQRLTPGKAARLSETLDALLMSWRRTAPEVAEALHIHPQTARYRIRQLEDLFGTRLTDPAFRFQAMLALRTRALEVIEPRR, from the coding sequence ATGCCACGGACCGAAGCCGTGATCACCCAGAATCCCTGGCGGGATCTGCCGCCCGCGCTCGCCGCGCTGCTGCGCCCGCGCCTCGCCGCCATCGAGGCCGAGATCATCAGCTCGATCCGCGGCGAGGTGGACACCTACAGACAGCCTCTCAACTCGGCCATGGGACGCGACCTCGTGGCCACCGTGCGCCGCGCGCTGGAGCAGTTCGTCGAACTGATCGAGAACCCGGACAGCCCCCAGGGGCACCACGCGGACTTCTTCCAGCGGCTGGGCCGCCTGGAATTCCTCAACGGGCGCAGCACGGACCTGCTGCAGGCCGCCTACCGGGTGGGCGCCCGGGTGGCCGCCCGCCAGTACGTGGCGGTCGCCCGCGCGGCCTCCTTCCCCGAGGAAGTCCTCTTCACCCTCAACGACGCGGTCCTCGCGCACATCAGCACCCTGTCGGAAGAGGCAGTCAAGGGCTACTCGTCGGCGATGGCCAAGACGGTCGGGGACATGCCGCGCGCCCGGCGGCTGCTGGCGGAACGACTGCTGGAGCCGGGGCCCGCGAACTCGGCCGAGCCCGTCGAGCTGCTCGCGGCCCGCGCCAAGTGGGTCTGGCCCGAGCGCGTCGCCTGCGTGGTGCTGCCGGGGCTGACCGAGGCCCCGGCCGGTCTGGACGAGGAGATCCTGGTGCTGCGGCGCGGCAACGTGCTGCACCTGATCGCGCCCGACCCCGACGCCGGCGGGCGGGCGAACCGGCTGCGGCAGCTCCTCGGGGACGGCACCCCGGCCGTGCTCGGCCCGACCGTGCCGCCCGAGCGGGCGTCGATCTCGCTGCACTGTGCCCGGCTAACGCTGACGCTGCTGCGCCGCTCCTCGCGCGGCCCGCAGGGCGTGGTCGACGCCACCGACCACCTCGTGGACGTCCACCTGCTGAACGGCGCGCCCGTCGGGCATCTGGTCGCCGACCGCGCGCTGCTGCCCCTGCAGCGCCTCACCCCGGGGAAGGCCGCCCGGCTGTCGGAGACACTCGACGCGCTGCTGATGTCGTGGCGGCGGACCGCCCCCGAGGTGGCCGAGGCGCTGCACATCCACCCGCAGACCGCCCGCTACCGCATCCGGCAGCTCGAAGACCTCTTCGGGACGCGGCTGACCGACCCGGCGTTCCGCTTCCAGGCGATGCTGGCGCTGCGCACCAGGGCGCTGGAGGTCATCGAGCCCCGCCGTTGA
- a CDS encoding thiolase family protein produces MRTVHFVAARRTPIGRLRGALSTVRPDDLAAGVVRGLLADVPALDPARIDDVYWGAANQAGEDNRNVARMAVLLAGLPESVPGATVNRLCASGLEAITSGARAIASGEADIVLAGGSESMSRAPFVLPRPDEALPRAMTTADTRLGWRLTNPLMRELHGVLAMGETAEEVARRYGVSREDQDAFALRSHRRAAEARKNGLFAAEILPVTRPDGVVVDQDEGIREDTTAERLAALKPVFRDGGSVTAGNSSPMNDGAAGLLLMSDEAVRDLDLTPLGRYAAGASAGVHPDVMGIGPVPATRRVLGRLGRSVDGVEEAEVNEAFAAQALASVRELGLDPELVNADGGAIALGHPLGGSGARILTTLLHRMVRTGARRGLATMCVGVGQGSAVLVDRD; encoded by the coding sequence ATGCGCACCGTTCACTTCGTCGCCGCCCGCCGCACGCCCATCGGGCGGCTGCGCGGCGCCCTGTCCACCGTCCGGCCCGACGACCTCGCCGCCGGGGTCGTGCGCGGCCTCCTCGCCGACGTGCCCGCGCTCGACCCCGCCCGGATCGACGACGTCTACTGGGGCGCCGCCAACCAGGCCGGCGAGGACAACCGCAACGTCGCCCGGATGGCCGTGCTCCTCGCCGGGCTGCCCGAGTCCGTCCCCGGCGCCACGGTCAACCGGCTGTGCGCCTCGGGCCTGGAGGCCATCACCTCCGGCGCCCGCGCCATCGCCTCCGGCGAGGCCGACATCGTGCTGGCCGGCGGCTCGGAGTCGATGAGCCGCGCGCCGTTCGTACTGCCCCGCCCCGACGAGGCGCTGCCGCGCGCCATGACGACGGCCGACACCCGGCTCGGCTGGCGCCTGACCAATCCGCTGATGCGTGAGTTGCACGGGGTGCTGGCGATGGGCGAGACCGCCGAGGAGGTCGCCCGGCGGTACGGGGTCAGCCGCGAGGACCAGGACGCCTTCGCGCTGCGCAGCCACCGGCGGGCCGCCGAGGCCCGGAAGAACGGCCTGTTCGCCGCCGAGATCCTGCCGGTCACCCGGCCGGACGGCGTCGTGGTCGACCAGGACGAGGGCATCCGCGAGGACACCACCGCCGAGCGCCTCGCCGCCCTCAAGCCCGTCTTCCGCGACGGCGGTAGCGTCACCGCGGGCAACTCCTCGCCGATGAACGACGGCGCCGCCGGCCTGCTGCTGATGAGCGACGAGGCCGTGCGCGACCTGGACCTCACGCCGCTCGGCCGGTACGCGGCGGGCGCGAGCGCGGGCGTGCACCCCGACGTGATGGGCATCGGCCCGGTCCCCGCCACCCGCCGGGTGCTGGGCCGCCTCGGCCGGAGCGTCGACGGCGTCGAGGAGGCGGAGGTCAACGAGGCGTTCGCCGCCCAGGCCCTCGCGTCCGTGCGGGAGCTGGGCCTTGACCCGGAGCTGGTCAACGCCGACGGCGGGGCCATCGCGCTGGGCCACCCGCTGGGCGGCTCCGGCGCCCGCATCCTCACCACGCTGCTGCACCGCATGGTCCGGACCGGCGCGCGGCGCGGCCTGGCCACCATGTGCGTCGGCGTCGGCCAGGGCAGCGCCGTGCTGGTCGACCGCGACTGA